The Flavobacterium piscisymbiosum genome includes a region encoding these proteins:
- a CDS encoding SMEK domain-containing protein, translating to MLTRGIIIGKLVDDLSVLQGQIDLRCQIGLTDLNKYCEDFFKELLNICYSLNLKNLNNERSNEPGLDLGDQKNKIAFQITSTSTSEKVNNTLEKITVEQQKQYDSIKVFILGKKQQTYSAVKPELLTVLKFDIGDIMDISDLARQIVVLKYDELYQLHKLFEKEFQIVITEIEIPNAEGVYPTSLIDKYEITPNTMCENAHLFIDNYEGNDLRTIGLFYSDLAKLPRITREFLSLIVSHGEWSDGNYYVDFNEFKRKLKWPLNEVREEIDILSNRRFISAPDADDPTMATRFKESGIDIVDYAQQNGLISKIMVAMDFTVLDK from the coding sequence GCTTGTTGACGACCTCAGCGTACTGCAAGGTCAAATTGACTTAAGATGCCAAATTGGTTTGACAGACCTTAATAAATACTGCGAGGACTTTTTTAAGGAATTACTCAATATCTGCTACAGTTTAAACTTAAAAAATCTTAATAATGAACGTTCCAATGAGCCGGGATTGGATTTAGGAGACCAAAAAAATAAGATTGCTTTCCAGATAACCTCAACAAGTACGTCGGAAAAGGTCAACAATACATTGGAAAAAATTACTGTGGAGCAGCAAAAGCAGTACGATTCGATAAAGGTTTTTATTTTAGGAAAAAAACAGCAGACCTACAGTGCTGTCAAGCCAGAGCTTTTAACAGTGCTTAAATTCGATATCGGCGATATAATGGATATATCCGACCTGGCGAGGCAGATTGTTGTTCTTAAATATGATGAACTCTATCAGCTTCACAAACTCTTCGAGAAAGAATTTCAAATTGTGATAACCGAAATAGAAATCCCCAACGCCGAGGGAGTTTATCCTACATCCCTTATTGATAAGTATGAAATAACGCCAAATACTATGTGTGAGAACGCACATCTCTTTATTGATAATTATGAAGGTAATGACCTAAGAACTATTGGTTTGTTTTATTCTGATCTTGCAAAACTACCCAGGATTACCCGAGAATTTTTGTCTTTAATAGTATCTCACGGTGAGTGGTCTGACGGAAATTATTATGTTGATTTTAATGAATTCAAGCGAAAACTTAAGTGGCCCTTGAATGAGGTAAGGGAAGAAATAGACATATTATCCAATAGGAGGTTTATCTCTGCACCGGATGCTGATGATCCCACAATGGCAACTAGATTCAAGGAGAGTGGTATAGATATAGTGGATTATGCCCAACAAAATGGATTGATTAGCAAAATTATGGTTGCAATGGATTTCACAGTTTTAGACAAGTAA
- a CDS encoding enoyl-CoA hydratase/isomerase family protein has translation MNSDKLFPNRTNLIDSQVLIVSEESPGYLLATIINPPLNLLGPEVFAGLQLLKEYAEGDNGAKVVVFESAVLNFFIAHLDLAQMNVVPDIPGAKHVLKEWPAFSHWLSTTPLVSIAKIRGRARGMGNEFLCALDMRFASRENSRLSQMEINFGGGPGGGGIEWLVRHVGRSRALEIILSGDDFDADTAELYGWINRSIPDQELDEYVDRLARRIAQMDKTALATAKQLINLRSPVPAVEDLQETFLTLAKIVGGEGAKQAVRRAKANGWGDEPLEIDLPRYE, from the coding sequence ATGAACTCAGATAAGTTATTCCCTAACAGAACAAATCTGATAGACAGTCAGGTACTTATAGTAAGTGAAGAAAGCCCGGGATACCTTCTTGCGACCATTATCAATCCTCCTTTAAATCTGCTTGGCCCTGAGGTATTTGCAGGTTTGCAGCTTCTAAAAGAGTATGCTGAAGGGGACAACGGCGCAAAGGTTGTTGTTTTCGAATCTGCCGTGCTTAATTTCTTCATAGCTCATCTGGACCTTGCGCAGATGAATGTTGTTCCGGACATTCCCGGTGCAAAACATGTACTTAAAGAATGGCCTGCTTTCAGCCATTGGCTGAGCACTACACCACTGGTTTCCATCGCCAAGATCAGGGGAAGGGCCAGAGGTATGGGTAACGAATTTTTATGCGCGCTTGATATGCGTTTTGCCAGCAGGGAGAACAGCCGTTTATCTCAAATGGAGATAAATTTCGGCGGCGGACCAGGCGGCGGTGGTATTGAATGGTTAGTGCGCCATGTGGGAAGATCCAGGGCATTGGAAATTATACTGAGCGGGGATGATTTCGATGCTGACACTGCAGAACTTTACGGCTGGATAAACAGGTCGATCCCGGACCAGGAACTGGATGAATATGTAGACCGGCTTGCCAGACGAATTGCGCAAATGGATAAAACGGCGCTGGCGACGGCAAAACAGCTTATAAACCTGCGATCACCGGTTCCTGCTGTGGAAGATCTCCAGGAAACCTTTCTAACGCTTGCCAAAATTGTTGGTGGTGAAGGAGCCAAACAGGCCGTAAGAAGGGCTAAAGCCAACGGATGGGGTGACGAGCCATTAGAAATTGATCTACCCAGATATGAGTGA
- a CDS encoding alpha/beta fold hydrolase, with protein sequence MKFQVNNIKLHVVDEGNQSPVLLFLHFWGGSSRTWTEVAQLLADRYRTVRYDHRGWGESDKPESGYDIKTLASDAIELIKQLQLDNYILVGHSMGGKVAQYIAAQKPDGLQKLILVAPSPASPTIFPQEAREQMLRAYTTEEGINITIDQVFQAGNIDAQIRERTIEDITKHSTASREGWPNFAMLEDVSKGLDNIKVPTLIIAGENDVIDSPKRLEQEVKDKIPGSSLVIIPKAGHLLMLQSPELVASHIDTFVKQSSADK encoded by the coding sequence ATGAAATTTCAAGTAAACAATATCAAGCTTCATGTCGTGGACGAAGGAAACCAGTCCCCTGTCCTATTATTTCTTCATTTCTGGGGCGGTTCTTCAAGAACCTGGACCGAGGTCGCTCAGCTGCTCGCCGACCGTTATCGTACCGTTAGGTATGACCACCGTGGCTGGGGAGAATCTGATAAACCTGAAAGCGGCTATGATATAAAAACGCTCGCATCCGATGCGATCGAACTGATTAAACAATTGCAGCTGGACAACTACATTTTGGTAGGCCATTCAATGGGAGGCAAAGTCGCACAATACATTGCGGCCCAAAAACCTGACGGCTTACAAAAACTGATTCTGGTTGCACCTTCCCCTGCAAGTCCAACCATTTTTCCCCAGGAAGCACGTGAGCAGATGCTCAGGGCCTATACCACTGAAGAAGGAATAAACATAACTATTGACCAGGTATTTCAGGCTGGCAATATCGATGCGCAAATAAGAGAACGCACCATTGAAGACATCACAAAACATAGCACAGCTTCAAGGGAGGGCTGGCCAAATTTTGCTATGCTGGAAGATGTTTCCAAGGGACTAGATAACATTAAGGTGCCAACACTCATTATTGCCGGCGAGAATGATGTGATAGACAGCCCGAAACGCTTAGAGCAGGAAGTAAAAGATAAGATACCAGGTTCTTCCTTGGTAATTATACCAAAGGCAGGACATTTACTGATGCTGCAGTCTCCTGAACTGGTAGCTTCCCACATAGATACTTTTGTGAAGCAGTCTTCAGCTGATAAATAG
- a CDS encoding AraC family transcriptional regulator, with the protein MRAKIKRITYDADSNLGIEIIAIDNEYVASRENLLQPIRSSFFTILWFLEGSPTHLVDYQSVKIIEDSYLFVGKEVVQYFDQQESFKGFALLFTDDFLCRDNFDYHLFSNNILFNTINHQEAVCTIKAAPPLKEIWTLIKAELNNPKDIYQSHLLRNLLHNFLFTAERTTGQRNLNSSSHSAHLEILMKFKDLIEKKFKEQKPVIYYTDLLHVSNKVLSRVSQGIIGRTPKQMLDDRILLEAKRLLVNSLDAGKVIGYELGFKEPTNFIKYFRLRTGMTPIEFRSRYTEG; encoded by the coding sequence ATGCGAGCAAAAATTAAAAGAATAACATATGATGCTGACTCGAATCTTGGAATTGAGATTATCGCAATAGACAATGAATATGTTGCTTCAAGGGAAAACCTTTTACAGCCCATTCGGAGTTCTTTTTTTACCATACTTTGGTTTTTGGAAGGCTCCCCTACTCATCTGGTAGACTACCAGAGTGTAAAAATTATAGAAGACAGCTATCTTTTCGTGGGAAAAGAAGTCGTACAATATTTTGACCAGCAGGAATCTTTCAAAGGCTTTGCTTTGCTCTTTACAGATGACTTTCTCTGCAGGGATAATTTTGATTATCACCTGTTCAGCAACAACATCCTTTTTAACACTATCAATCATCAGGAAGCCGTCTGTACCATTAAAGCCGCTCCGCCTTTAAAGGAAATATGGACACTTATAAAAGCGGAACTCAACAATCCAAAAGATATCTACCAGTCACATCTGCTCAGAAATCTGCTTCATAATTTTCTTTTTACGGCCGAACGGACTACAGGACAGCGAAACCTTAATTCCAGCTCTCATTCAGCTCATCTGGAAATTTTAATGAAGTTCAAGGATCTTATCGAAAAAAAATTTAAAGAGCAAAAGCCGGTAATCTATTACACCGATTTATTACATGTTTCTAATAAAGTTTTAAGCAGAGTAAGCCAGGGGATAATAGGACGAACTCCAAAGCAAATGCTTGATGACCGGATATTATTGGAAGCAAAACGGCTGCTTGTAAATAGTTTGGATGCAGGTAAAGTGATAGGTTATGAATTAGGCTTCAAGGAACCTACAAATTTCATCAAATATTTTCGACTTCGTACGGGTATGACACCGATTGAATTTCGGAGCCGTTACACAGAGGGATAA
- the istB gene encoding IS21-like element helper ATPase IstB: MNESTVTKMKQMKLYGMFNAFKTAIESGKTDHYTLDQFVSMIIDAEWDERYNRRIERSITNAKFHYKSNIESINFDVSRNLDRNMVLRLAECEFIEKNENILITGSTGVGKSYLGTALGYQACIQGFKVSYFNTSKLFARLKMAKADGTYLRELTKIQRQDVIILDDFGLQALDSHNRITLLEIIEDRHNNGSIIVTSQIPVQGWYDIIGEKTIADAILDRLIHQSHRLELHGESMRKKRGINKE, encoded by the coding sequence ATGAATGAATCCACAGTAACCAAAATGAAACAAATGAAGCTTTATGGCATGTTTAATGCTTTTAAAACAGCCATTGAAAGCGGAAAAACAGATCATTATACCCTTGACCAGTTTGTATCGATGATTATTGATGCAGAATGGGATGAAAGGTACAATCGTCGTATTGAACGAAGTATCACTAATGCCAAATTCCATTACAAATCAAATATTGAAAGTATCAATTTTGATGTATCACGTAACCTGGACCGAAACATGGTACTGCGTCTGGCAGAATGCGAATTTATAGAGAAAAACGAAAACATCTTAATCACTGGAAGTACCGGGGTTGGTAAAAGTTATTTAGGTACCGCATTAGGTTATCAAGCCTGTATACAGGGTTTTAAGGTAAGTTATTTTAATACCTCAAAATTGTTTGCTAGACTAAAAATGGCTAAAGCAGATGGCACTTATCTGCGGGAACTTACCAAAATACAAAGACAGGATGTTATAATACTTGATGATTTTGGGCTTCAGGCACTTGACAGCCATAACCGAATTACTCTTTTGGAGATCATAGAGGACAGGCATAATAACGGCTCTATAATCGTGACATCACAAATCCCAGTCCAAGGCTGGTATGACATAATTGGAGAAAAAACGATAGCCGATGCAATATTAGACAGACTTATACACCAATCTCACAGGCTTGAATTACATGGCGAATCCATGAGAAAGAAAAGAGGAATAAACAAAGAGTGA
- the istA gene encoding IS21 family transposase yields the protein MANKITDMSKIRKVIKFYCNGKSKLFISSYLSLSRNTVKKYISLFEVLGLSFELIDQKTDAELELLFSQTSVEAISPRLQTLYDFFPKMERELKKVGVTVQHMWEQYIAVNPDGYRTSQFHYHYNIWGKRVNPVMHMNHKAGDKMYVDYAGKTLSIIDIDTGEVKEVQFFVAILGASQYTYAEASMSQQKENFVDSVENAMRFFEGTPAAIVPDNLKSAVIKSSRFEPTINETLADLAEHYETTILPARAYRPRDKSLVEGAVKILYRRIYVTIKETKFFSLEELNQQIWDLLDSHNNRKLTGRPYSRFELFLEDEKEKLRPLPQDRFEIKYQSFATVMQNGHVQLSQDKNYYSVPYQYVKKKAKLLYTKSTVEIYYKYNRIAVHPRNYKPYVYTTTPEHLASTHQFVAQWSAARFIEWANNIDESVGEYIMQIIESRNHPEQAYKSCLGILNFEKKVGRQRLINACRRALDFKIYNFKTIQNILENNLDHIDFDQEPEQELPDHSNIRGKHYYN from the coding sequence ATGGCAAACAAAATAACAGACATGAGTAAAATTAGAAAAGTAATTAAATTCTATTGTAATGGAAAGAGTAAGTTATTTATAAGTAGCTACTTATCCCTTTCAAGAAATACGGTAAAGAAATATATTTCTTTATTTGAAGTTCTCGGATTAAGCTTTGAATTAATCGACCAAAAAACCGATGCAGAGCTGGAACTTTTATTCTCCCAGACTAGTGTAGAGGCCATTAGCCCGAGATTACAGACACTTTATGATTTTTTTCCTAAAATGGAACGTGAACTAAAAAAAGTTGGCGTTACCGTACAGCATATGTGGGAACAATATATCGCTGTAAATCCGGATGGTTATCGAACTTCACAATTTCATTATCATTACAATATATGGGGCAAACGAGTTAATCCGGTCATGCATATGAACCATAAGGCTGGTGATAAAATGTATGTCGATTATGCTGGAAAGACACTCTCAATTATTGATATAGATACTGGAGAAGTCAAAGAAGTACAATTTTTTGTAGCAATATTGGGCGCTAGCCAATACACGTATGCTGAAGCTTCCATGAGCCAGCAAAAGGAAAACTTTGTTGACTCGGTAGAGAATGCCATGCGCTTTTTTGAAGGCACTCCTGCCGCCATTGTTCCGGATAATTTAAAATCTGCAGTAATAAAAAGCAGTCGTTTTGAACCGACAATCAATGAAACCCTTGCTGATTTAGCAGAACATTACGAAACCACAATTTTACCTGCCAGAGCTTACAGACCCAGAGACAAATCATTAGTTGAAGGAGCTGTTAAGATATTATATCGAAGGATTTATGTAACCATAAAAGAAACTAAGTTCTTTTCTCTGGAAGAATTAAACCAGCAGATCTGGGATTTACTTGACTCTCACAATAACAGAAAACTAACAGGACGCCCTTATTCCCGCTTTGAATTATTTTTAGAAGACGAAAAAGAAAAACTGCGTCCACTCCCACAAGATCGTTTTGAAATTAAATACCAGTCTTTTGCAACAGTAATGCAAAACGGTCATGTTCAATTAAGCCAGGACAAAAACTATTACAGCGTTCCGTATCAATATGTAAAGAAGAAAGCCAAGCTGTTATATACCAAATCAACAGTAGAGATTTATTATAAATACAATCGAATAGCTGTACATCCAAGAAACTACAAACCTTATGTCTATACAACAACTCCTGAGCATTTAGCCAGTACACATCAATTTGTAGCCCAATGGAGTGCTGCCCGCTTCATTGAATGGGCTAATAATATTGATGAGTCAGTAGGAGAATATATAATGCAGATAATCGAAAGCAGAAATCATCCGGAACAGGCTTATAAAAGCTGTTTAGGAATACTGAATTTTGAAAAAAAGGTAGGCAGACAGCGATTAATAAATGCCTGCAGGCGGGCACTTGATTTTAAAATTTACAATTTTAAGACCATACAAAATATTTTAGAAAACAACTTGGATCATATTGATTTTGATCAAGAACCTGAGCAGGAACTTCCTGATCACAGTAACATAAGAGGAAAACACTATTATAACTAA
- a CDS encoding alpha-galactosidase, whose product MHSKFFKTCFVVMILFTGKATSQETITISTENTVLVLQTDKDSSLLVTYLGKKLKNTDEYAVINSLDKFKVGNDDLFNKREAYVASGSLNLMEPALSVTHSDGNKSVVLQYVNHEVKKIDNNQTLTTIVLKDTRYKFQVTLFYNAYYKEDVIEQWSEIEHKETGNVVLNKYASANLTLQGKKFFLKNHYSGWGREMLSEEQQLLHGIRTLDSKLGTRSNLLHSSSFMISINKPAGETEGEVIAGSLEWSGNFKIDFETFDEYYLRVTAGINNFSSNYTLKSSEKFTTPRFVYTYSDEGKGRASRNLQRWARNYQLAQGSGQRQTILNNWETTYFDFNDEKLSELTKDTKKLGVDVFLLDDGWFGNKYPRNGASAGLGDWQYNKQKLKNGISSVGKEATAHGVKFGIWIEPEMVNPKSELYEKNPNWIIRQPGIKEFYMRNQLVLDLTNPAVQDFVYNTVEQLFKEVPELAFIKWDCNSLIYNAHSPFLKNQDHFYIEYIRGLNKVLERVRAKYPKTPMMLCAGGGSRVDYAALQYFTEFWPSDNTNPFDRIFMQWEYSYYFPSIAVDNHVTDMGKQPIKFKTDVAMMGKLGFDIRVNELDAKDLLYAQNAVKLYNGIKDIIWHGDQYRLQNPDEEKVASMAYVKENQEEAIVFNYYVATTFNTTIGLPIKMQGLDPKKQYIIEEVNLYPGIQSPIDSSKIYSGDFLMKIGFNPEANARRTSVILRVKALN is encoded by the coding sequence ATGCATTCTAAGTTTTTTAAAACCTGTTTTGTCGTGATGATACTTTTTACCGGCAAAGCTACTAGCCAGGAAACCATTACAATATCCACTGAAAATACAGTTCTTGTACTGCAAACAGACAAAGACAGCTCTTTACTGGTCACCTACCTTGGGAAAAAGCTAAAAAATACAGATGAATATGCGGTCATCAACTCGCTGGATAAGTTTAAGGTCGGTAATGATGATTTGTTTAACAAGCGGGAAGCCTACGTAGCATCCGGCTCGCTTAACCTGATGGAGCCTGCCTTGTCTGTAACCCATAGCGATGGGAATAAATCCGTAGTGTTGCAGTATGTAAACCACGAAGTAAAAAAAATTGACAATAACCAGACATTGACTACTATTGTATTGAAAGATACGAGGTACAAATTCCAAGTTACATTATTTTACAATGCCTATTATAAAGAAGATGTAATTGAACAATGGTCGGAAATAGAGCATAAGGAAACGGGTAATGTTGTGTTGAATAAATATGCTTCTGCCAACCTTACACTCCAGGGTAAAAAGTTTTTTCTTAAAAATCACTACAGTGGCTGGGGACGTGAGATGCTCTCAGAAGAACAGCAGTTATTGCATGGCATTCGTACACTCGATTCAAAGTTGGGTACACGCAGCAACCTTTTGCATTCATCCTCTTTTATGATATCCATCAACAAGCCTGCAGGCGAAACAGAAGGAGAAGTAATTGCCGGTTCATTGGAATGGAGCGGTAATTTTAAAATTGATTTTGAAACCTTTGATGAATACTACTTGCGTGTAACAGCGGGCATCAATAATTTTTCATCAAACTACACATTAAAATCATCTGAGAAGTTCACTACACCACGTTTTGTGTACACTTATTCTGATGAAGGTAAAGGCAGAGCCAGCCGGAATCTGCAACGCTGGGCCAGAAACTATCAATTGGCGCAAGGCAGCGGCCAACGCCAAACCATATTAAACAATTGGGAAACCACTTATTTTGATTTCAATGACGAAAAGCTGAGCGAACTCACTAAAGACACAAAGAAACTAGGGGTGGATGTTTTTCTGCTAGACGACGGATGGTTTGGTAATAAATATCCCCGTAACGGAGCTTCAGCAGGGCTTGGTGACTGGCAGTATAATAAACAAAAACTCAAGAATGGTATCAGCTCTGTAGGTAAGGAAGCTACTGCGCATGGTGTAAAGTTTGGTATATGGATAGAACCCGAAATGGTGAATCCTAAAAGCGAATTGTATGAAAAAAATCCTAACTGGATCATCAGGCAACCAGGTATAAAAGAATTTTATATGCGTAACCAACTTGTGCTTGATCTTACTAATCCAGCGGTTCAGGATTTTGTATACAATACTGTGGAGCAATTGTTCAAAGAAGTGCCTGAATTGGCGTTCATCAAATGGGATTGTAATTCGCTTATCTACAATGCCCACTCACCATTCTTGAAAAACCAGGATCACTTTTATATCGAATATATTCGTGGTTTAAACAAAGTATTGGAAAGAGTAAGAGCCAAATATCCAAAAACACCCATGATGCTTTGTGCAGGCGGTGGCTCAAGAGTTGATTATGCTGCCCTGCAGTACTTTACAGAGTTTTGGCCAAGTGATAATACCAATCCGTTCGACAGAATATTTATGCAGTGGGAATATTCGTATTATTTCCCTTCTATTGCTGTGGACAATCATGTAACGGATATGGGTAAACAACCCATTAAGTTTAAAACAGATGTTGCCATGATGGGCAAGTTGGGTTTTGACATTCGTGTAAATGAATTAGATGCTAAGGATTTATTGTATGCGCAAAATGCAGTGAAACTGTATAATGGAATTAAAGATATCATTTGGCATGGTGATCAATATAGGCTACAAAACCCAGATGAGGAAAAAGTAGCGTCGATGGCTTATGTCAAGGAGAATCAAGAGGAAGCAATTGTGTTCAACTATTATGTAGCCACTACATTCAATACCACAATTGGATTGCCTATTAAAATGCAGGGGCTCGATCCAAAAAAACAATACATAATTGAAGAAGTAAACCTTTATCCCGGAATACAGTCACCCATTGATAGCTCCAAGATTTATTCGGGAGATTTCCTGATGAAGATTGGTTTTAATCCTGAAGCCAATGCTAGAAGAACCAGTGTAATCTTACGGGTGAAGGCTTTGAATTAA
- a CDS encoding helix-turn-helix domain-containing protein, with amino-acid sequence MSDFNLGKLIIEHRKAAGLTQLQLADLAGIGKTTVFDIEKNKQSIRLDSLIAVLNVLNIDVQFISPLKK; translated from the coding sequence ATGAGTGATTTTAATTTAGGGAAGTTAATTATAGAACATCGCAAAGCTGCGGGACTTACGCAGCTCCAATTAGCTGATTTGGCAGGCATAGGCAAAACAACTGTGTTCGATATTGAAAAAAATAAACAATCCATAAGATTGGACAGTCTGATAGCGGTCTTGAATGTTTTGAATATTGATGTTCAATTTATAAGCCCATTAAAAAAATAA
- a CDS encoding HipA N-terminal domain-containing protein yields the protein MRKAVVYVHGTRAGELMEEENGRYLFIYDDDYSSEPVSLTMPTAHKKYSFLDFPPFFEGLLPEGIMLEGLLKINKIDKKDYFSQLMAVGNDLVGAVTVKAENNE from the coding sequence ATGAGAAAAGCAGTAGTTTATGTTCACGGTACCAGGGCTGGTGAGCTTATGGAAGAAGAAAACGGAAGGTATTTATTTATCTATGATGATGATTATTCTTCAGAGCCAGTGTCCTTAACTATGCCTACTGCCCATAAAAAATATTCATTTCTAGATTTTCCGCCTTTTTTTGAAGGGCTGTTACCGGAAGGTATAATGCTCGAAGGCCTTTTAAAAATAAATAAAATAGATAAGAAAGATTATTTTTCACAGCTTATGGCTGTAGGAAATGATCTGGTAGGGGCAGTAACGGTTAAAGCTGAAAATAATGAATAG
- a CDS encoding HipA domain-containing protein encodes MNRCPISYKPCGEDLYSVEGLKLLSSKLLSLETLPFSASELRQEAANRAAKLSIQGVQPKLSAVLSIKNQQFEIVDQYGNFIIKPQSDIFPELPENEDLTMRMAKVYGIEVPLHGLIYSKDNSKSYFIKRFDRYGKGKKYATEDFAQLTGSSRDTKYNFTMEKIVKVIEDFCTFPSIEKAEFFKRILFCFITGNEDMHLKNFSLITKSGKTTLTPAYDFLNSSIAIKNPQEEMALKLKGKKSNFKASDLVDYFGKERLGLNDKIIDIVLKTMFEKTTKWNELIEISFLSEPMKEKYFKLMKERLARF; translated from the coding sequence ATGAATAGATGCCCGATTAGTTATAAACCTTGCGGAGAAGATCTTTACAGCGTAGAAGGCTTGAAATTATTATCTTCTAAGTTACTCTCATTAGAAACGCTTCCTTTTTCTGCATCGGAGCTACGTCAGGAAGCAGCAAATAGAGCAGCTAAGTTATCAATTCAGGGCGTTCAGCCTAAATTAAGCGCCGTATTATCGATTAAAAACCAGCAATTTGAAATTGTAGATCAGTACGGTAATTTTATTATAAAACCGCAGAGCGATATATTTCCGGAATTACCCGAAAATGAGGATCTTACTATGCGAATGGCTAAGGTTTATGGAATTGAAGTGCCGCTTCACGGACTGATATATTCTAAAGATAATTCGAAATCTTATTTCATAAAAAGGTTTGACCGGTATGGTAAAGGCAAAAAATATGCCACTGAAGATTTTGCACAGTTGACAGGGAGTTCCAGAGATACCAAATACAATTTTACGATGGAGAAAATTGTAAAAGTGATAGAGGACTTCTGTACATTTCCTTCAATTGAAAAAGCAGAGTTTTTCAAAAGGATATTATTTTGTTTTATCACTGGTAACGAAGACATGCATCTCAAAAATTTTTCCTTGATAACAAAATCAGGAAAAACAACCCTGACACCTGCGTATGATTTTCTTAATTCATCAATTGCCATTAAAAATCCACAGGAAGAAATGGCACTTAAATTAAAAGGCAAAAAAAGTAATTTTAAAGCTAGTGATCTTGTTGATTATTTTGGAAAAGAAAGATTAGGGTTAAATGATAAAATTATCGATATCGTTTTAAAAACAATGTTTGAGAAGACAACGAAATGGAATGAATTAATTGAGATTTCTTTTTTGTCTGAGCCAATGAAAGAAAAGTATTTTAAATTGATGAAAGAACGATTGGCGAGGTTTTAG
- a CDS encoding DUF1016 N-terminal domain-containing protein: MADVLLKKKLRRMLRFVEQFSDKQMVIAFSQKLRWLYFIELLPIKNHDAMIFYANQVNSQLMSVKGGGENK, translated from the coding sequence ATGGCAGATGTTTTACTGAAAAAAAAATTAAGACGAATGCTTCGTTTTGTAGAACAATTTTCAGATAAGCAAATGGTGATAGCATTCTCTCAAAAATTAAGATGGTTATATTTTATTGAATTATTACCCATAAAAAATCATGATGCCATGATTTTTTATGCAAATCAGGTTAACAGTCAATTAATGAGTGTAAAGGGGGGGGGCGAAAACAAATAG